A window of Gallaecimonas kandeliae genomic DNA:
CCATCGGCTCACCCGGGCCGCCAAGGAGCTGTTCCCGGGCCGGGCCAGGCGCTTCTCGCCCATAGCCCTGGACATGTTCTGGGACCACTGCCTGGCAAGGCGCTGGGCCGATTTCCACCCAGAGTCCCTGCGCGCCTTCTGCCAAAATGCGGAGCTGCTGATCCAAGGTGAGCACAGTGGCGACTTACCGCCCCGCTACCTGCAGGTCTCGGCCAGCATGTGGCGAAACCGCTGGCTCGAATCCTACCGGGACTTTGCCACCGTCGAGCTGGCTCTGGAGCGCATGTCGGGGCGCAGCCCCAGGATGGCCGAGCTGGTAACTTGCTTCCCTTACCTGGAACAAGGGCGTTGTTTCCCAAATCCGGTGAACCAATCCGCCTGACTGTGATCCGATCCCCGACGTATCGATGGGGAACAGCAGATGGGTCAGGCTAAACGCACTATCACCAATTGGGCAGACTACAACCGCGCCTTGGTTAACCGAGGCTCATTAACCTTCTGGATGGATGAAGCGGCTACCCGCCATTGGCATTGCCAACAGCATCACGGCGGTCGGGGTCGTGGTTTCGAATACAGCGACACCGCCATCGAGACAGCGCTGATGCTCAAGGGCCTGTTCGACCTGCCGCTGCGTGCCTTGGAAGGCTTTATCAACTCGCTATTCCAGTTGATGGAACTGCCGTTGACCTCGCCCAGTTACAGCTGCATCAGCAAGCGCGCCAAGACGGTCAACATCCGCTACCGCCTGCCCAGCAAGGGCCCAGTTGCCCACCTGGTTATCGACGCCACCGGGCTCAAGGTCTAAGGCGAAGGGGAGTGGAAGCAACGCAAGTACGGCAAGGAGAAGCGCCGTGTCTGGCGCAAGCTACACCTGGCCGTCGATGCGCAGACCCATGAGGCTATCGCCGCCGAAGTCAGCCTGGAAAACGTCGGTGATAGCGAGGTACTGCCCGGCCTGCTCAATCCTCTGCGCCGCCGTATCGACCAAGTCAGCGCCGACGGGGCTTACGACAGCAGAGCCTGCCACCGGCTACTGCAAAGAAAAGGCGCCAAAGCCAGCATCCCGCCTCGCAAGACAGCGGGGTACTGGGAGCAAGGTCACCCAAGGAACGAGGCAGTGGCGGCGCTGAAAGCCGGGCAACTGGCCGAGTGGAAAAGGGAAAGCGGCTATCACCAACGCTCAAAAGCGGAAACGGCTATGTCGCGATACAAGCAGCTCATCAGCCCGAAGCTGAGTCTGCGCGACTACAACGGCCAAGTGGCAGAGGCTTTGGCTGGGGTGAAGGTGATGAACAAAATGCTGGGCCTCGGCATGCCTGTTCGCCAGGTCAGTTAAGGGCAGCAAGCCCTTTAGGAGCAGGCTTTCCAGGCTCTGATTTGATCAACAACGCCTGGAACAAGGCTATGACCGGCTTTGGCAGCTCTTTGGCGAGCTCTACCCAGAGGTGTTGGCCGCCGCCAGGGAAAGGGCCCTGGGTGGGCTCGGCAGCACAACGAATGAACAAAATAGATAACTCCCTGTCTCTATACGCATAGCTTCACCCTAGTTCCCAATACCTAACAGGTGATTTTGTTTATGGACAAACTAAGAAAAGCCTTATTGATTGGCATGGCAATGCTCCTCACCTCGTGCAGCAGCAGTAGGCGTTGTTTCCCAAATCCGGTGAACCAATCCGCCTGACTGTGATCCGATCCCCGACGTATCGATGGGGAACAGCAGATGGGTCAGGCTAAACGCACTATCACCAATTGGGCAGACTACAACCGCGCCTTGGTTAACCGAGGCTCATTAACCTTCTGGATGGATGAAGCGGCTACCCGCCATTGGCATTGCCAACAGCATCACGGCGGTCGGGGTCGTGGTTTCGAATACAGCGACACCGCCATCGAGACAGCGCTGATGCTCAAGGGCCTGTTCGACCTGCCGCTGCGTGCCTTGGAAGGCTTTATCAACTCGCTATTCCAGTTGATGGAACTGCCGTTGACCTCGCCCAGTTACAGCTGCATCAGCAAGCGCGCCAAGACGGTCAACATCCGCTACCGCCTGCCCAGCAAGGGCCCAGTTGCCCACCTGGTTATCGACGCCACCGGGCTCAAGGTCTATGGCGAAGGCGAGTGGAAGCAACGCAAGTACGGCAAGGAGAAGCGCCGTGTCTGGCGCAAGCTACACCTGGCCGTCGATGCGCAGACCCATGAGGCTATCGCCGCCGAAGTCAGCCTGGAAAACGTCGGTGATAGCGAGGTACTGCCCGGCCTGCTCAATCCTCTGCGCCGCCGTATCGACCAAGTCAGCGCCGACGGGGCTTACGACAGCAGCGCCTGCCACCGGCTACTGCAAAGAAAAGGCGCCAAAGCCAGCATCCCGCCTCGCAAGACAGCGGGGTACTGGGAGCAAGGTCACCCAAGGAACGAGGCAGTGGCGGCGCTGAAAGCCGGGCAACTGGCCGAGTGGAAAAGGGAAAGCGGCTATCACCAACGCTCAAAAGCGGAAACGGCTATGTCGCGATACAAGCAGCTCATCAGCCCGAAGCTGAGTCTGCGCGACTACAACGGCCAAGTGGCAGAGGCTTTGGCTGGGGTGAAGGTGATGAACAAAATGCTGGGCCTCGGCATGCCTGTTCGCCAGGTCAGTTAAGGGCAGCAAGCCCTTTAGGAGCAGGCTTTCCAGGCTCTGATTTGATCAACAACGCCGCAGCAGTATGCCAATCAGCACCATGCTCATGATGGTAAGAACGAACCCGCTGGATATTGATCCGCAACAACTGGTTGTGGCGGTACGGGCACCCGACGGGATAGATGTTCGGGGAGGCGATGTCGTCTTAGACTTCAATTTTATGACTGACGACCCAAAAGTCAGTTTCAAGCACCGCTTTTTCGTCAAAGTGAATAAGAACTATGTTGTCCCGGAAGAGTTGAAAGAAGAGACTTCTGAACACCAACACCTCATCATCCTGCAGTTGTCCCCAGAGGATGCGTTGACCATGCACAAGGCGCAGCAGGCCGTAAAAGATTATCGCCTTAACCACAAGGGTGGCGCCGGCAGCATGGACCTGGAAGTTATCTCTGCGTGTCGTGATAAAAATTTTTCTTGGAAAAATTCAACCCTTAACGTTTATGCGAAGCTAAAGAAAGGGGACGATTTCTCTCTCTTTTTTGAAAACTTGAACGTCACTGAATTAAATAGTGATTTGCAAAGCAATATCGCAAGCATCCCCTATTGTGCTGAAGGGTGATTTAGACCTTGACCTCAATTTACGTTAATCCTTTAATACTAAAGAGCCCGCCAAATGGCGGGCTCTTTCTGA
This region includes:
- a CDS encoding ACP phosphodiesterase, with amino-acid sequence MNFLAHLHIADHCDSSLLGNLLGDFVKGEPQAQLAPKLAAGVMLHRFVDSYSDSHRLTRAAKELFPGRARRFSPIALDMFWDHCLARRWADFHPESLRAFCQNAELLIQGEHSGDLPPRYLQVSASMWRNRWLESYRDFATVELALERMSGRSPRMAELVTCFPYLEQGRCFPNPVNQSA
- a CDS encoding IS5 family transposase, encoding MGQAKRTITNWADYNRALVNRGSLTFWMDEAATRHWHCQQHHGGRGRGFEYSDTAIETALMLKGLFDLPLRALEGFINSLFQLMELPLTSPSYSCISKRAKTVNIRYRLPSKGPVAHLVIDATGLKVYGEGEWKQRKYGKEKRRVWRKLHLAVDAQTHEAIAAEVSLENVGDSEVLPGLLNPLRRRIDQVSADGAYDSSACHRLLQRKGAKASIPPRKTAGYWEQGHPRNEAVAALKAGQLAEWKRESGYHQRSKAETAMSRYKQLISPKLSLRDYNGQVAEALAGVKVMNKMLGLGMPVRQVS